A stretch of the Sorangium aterium genome encodes the following:
- a CDS encoding LysR family transcriptional regulator: MPSAGPILDGDLLRAFVAFADTLNFTHAARRVGLSQPALFERVRRLGDELGAPLYERTGKQIRLTDRGLRVAAHARDAVARAEAFARDLRGEPQRESVTLAAGEGAFLYLLGPALARFAAEEASLRLLTLGAPSACAAVRAGDAHLAVGVLDLVPPELVARDVLRTPLCVAMPRRHRLARRRSLRLMDLAGERLVLPPAGRSHRDLIGRAIARLGHEVDPPIEADGWPLMLQFAALGLGVAVVNGICAPPRGVILRPVPELGTVCYRLVTRRGAELPPAAERLAARIVEIGKGAARAG; the protein is encoded by the coding sequence ATGCCATCGGCTGGACCGATACTCGACGGCGACCTCCTCCGCGCGTTCGTGGCCTTCGCCGACACCCTCAATTTCACGCACGCCGCGCGGCGCGTGGGGCTCTCGCAGCCGGCGCTCTTCGAGCGGGTGCGCCGGCTCGGCGACGAGCTCGGGGCGCCGCTCTACGAGCGCACCGGCAAGCAGATCCGCCTCACCGATCGCGGCCTGCGCGTGGCCGCGCACGCCCGCGACGCGGTCGCGCGGGCCGAGGCGTTCGCGCGGGATCTCCGCGGCGAGCCGCAGCGCGAGTCGGTCACGCTCGCCGCCGGCGAGGGCGCCTTCCTCTACCTGCTCGGCCCGGCCCTGGCGCGCTTCGCCGCCGAGGAGGCGAGCCTCCGCCTGCTCACGCTGGGCGCGCCGTCGGCCTGCGCGGCCGTGCGCGCGGGCGACGCGCACCTCGCGGTCGGCGTGCTCGATCTCGTGCCGCCCGAGCTCGTTGCGCGCGACGTGCTGCGCACGCCGCTCTGCGTGGCCATGCCGCGCCGCCACCGCCTCGCGCGCCGCCGCTCGCTGCGCCTCATGGATCTCGCGGGCGAGCGCCTCGTGCTGCCCCCCGCGGGCCGATCGCACCGCGATCTGATCGGCCGCGCCATCGCGCGCCTCGGCCACGAGGTCGATCCGCCCATCGAGGCCGACGGCTGGCCGCTCATGCTCCAGTTCGCGGCGCTCGGCCTCGGCGTCGCCGTGGTGAACGGCATCTGCGCGCCGCCGCGCGGGGTGATCCTGCGGCCCGTGCCCGAGCTGGGGACCGTGTGTTATCGGCTCGTCACCCGCCGCGGCGCCGAGCTGCCTCCGGCGGCCGAACGGCTGGCGGCGCGGATCGTGGAGATCGGCAAGGGCGCCGCGCGGGCGGGGTGA
- a CDS encoding polysaccharide deacetylase family protein, translating to MPTDRGCARRLATRRQQAVLAFIVACLAAVLLSPVHLTRRHPGALVVSIEFDDTLADQLSARSILAEHRMHATFFVNSGALDRPGYLTVAQLRALASDGHEIGGHTINHVRLPGLKVSEQRRQICDDRRALLALGFAVSDFAYPWGAHDSVSVELVRSCGYDSGRRAGGLAFPSCIVCPRAESIPPRDPTATRAPGSLSRSQGVSTIQAIIRSAQQDGGWIQLIFHHVCDACGKYSISRQDFSTLLDWLAEERDAGRLVVLTVRQVIHGEVPR from the coding sequence ATGCCCACGGACAGGGGCTGTGCGCGGCGCCTCGCGACGCGCCGACAGCAGGCGGTGCTGGCGTTCATCGTGGCGTGCCTCGCCGCCGTGCTCCTCTCCCCGGTCCACCTGACGCGGCGTCACCCGGGCGCCCTCGTCGTGTCCATCGAGTTCGACGACACGCTGGCGGATCAGCTCTCCGCGCGCTCCATCCTCGCCGAGCACAGGATGCATGCCACGTTCTTCGTGAACAGCGGTGCGCTCGACCGCCCTGGCTACCTGACGGTCGCGCAGCTCCGCGCGCTCGCGTCCGACGGCCATGAGATCGGCGGCCACACCATCAATCACGTGCGGCTGCCCGGGCTCAAGGTCAGCGAGCAGCGCCGGCAGATTTGCGATGATCGCCGCGCCCTCCTCGCGCTGGGCTTCGCCGTGAGCGACTTCGCCTACCCCTGGGGCGCTCACGACAGCGTCAGCGTCGAGCTGGTGCGCTCCTGCGGTTACGACAGCGGAAGGCGCGCGGGCGGGCTCGCGTTCCCCTCGTGCATCGTGTGTCCACGGGCGGAGTCCATCCCTCCGCGCGACCCCACCGCCACCCGCGCGCCCGGCTCCCTCAGCCGCAGCCAGGGCGTCTCCACGATCCAGGCTATCATCCGCAGCGCGCAGCAGGACGGCGGATGGATACAGCTCATCTTTCACCATGTCTGTGACGCCTGCGGCAAGTACAGCATCTCCAGACAGGACTTCTCCACACTCCTGGACTGGCTCGCGGAGGAGCGCGACGCGGGCCGCCTCGTCGTCCTGACGGTGCGGCAGGTGATCCACGGCGAGGTGCCTCGCTAG
- a CDS encoding ABC transporter substrate-binding protein, with amino-acid sequence MKQLFKLLALVLAPLVIALSAQAAEKPSEIRVANPGVGVGNRPVVGGSAWSLLNLNSALESEFKSDGVPVRWNFLRGAGPAVNETYANGLTDFSLLGDLPSIIGRAGGLKTRILASGPKSNLYIAVPADSPIQSVKDLKGKRFAVFKGTCLQLSAARILEANGLSERDTRAINMDNATTKAALATKDVDAAIGGPDLLAQRDQGIVRIIYSTKGDPRYTCNSTIIGSDDFIRKYPEITKRVVRQYVLAAKWLADQEKDLSAAYRVWSRSGVPFAAFKEDWAGESVRDRDSPLVDAYVIARYKTSIADAKRLGLIRTTFDFEPWVDRSFLDQVLREEKLEGFWKPRTLP; translated from the coding sequence ATGAAACAGCTGTTCAAGCTGCTCGCCCTGGTGCTCGCGCCGCTCGTCATCGCGCTGAGCGCCCAGGCTGCAGAAAAACCGAGCGAGATCCGCGTCGCCAACCCGGGCGTGGGCGTCGGCAATCGCCCGGTGGTGGGGGGCTCGGCCTGGTCGCTGCTCAACCTGAACAGCGCGCTCGAGAGTGAATTCAAGAGCGATGGGGTGCCGGTGCGCTGGAACTTCCTGCGCGGCGCCGGACCGGCGGTGAACGAGACGTACGCCAACGGGTTGACGGATTTCTCGCTGCTCGGCGATCTGCCGTCGATCATCGGCCGCGCCGGCGGCCTGAAGACGCGCATCCTCGCGAGCGGGCCGAAGAGCAACCTGTACATCGCCGTGCCCGCGGACTCGCCGATCCAGAGCGTCAAGGATCTCAAGGGCAAGCGCTTTGCGGTGTTCAAGGGCACCTGCCTGCAGCTCTCGGCGGCGCGCATCCTGGAGGCCAACGGGCTCAGCGAGCGCGACACCCGCGCCATCAACATGGACAACGCGACCACCAAGGCGGCCCTGGCGACCAAGGACGTCGACGCCGCCATCGGCGGCCCTGACCTGCTCGCCCAGCGCGATCAAGGCATCGTGCGCATCATCTATTCGACCAAGGGCGACCCCCGCTATACCTGCAACAGCACCATCATCGGCTCGGACGACTTCATCCGAAAGTACCCCGAGATCACCAAGCGCGTGGTGCGGCAGTACGTCCTGGCAGCGAAGTGGCTCGCGGATCAGGAGAAGGACCTGAGCGCGGCATACCGCGTCTGGTCGCGCTCCGGCGTCCCGTTCGCCGCCTTCAAGGAGGACTGGGCCGGCGAGTCGGTGCGCGACAGGGACAGCCCGCTCGTGGACGCGTACGTGATCGCTCGCTACAAGACGAGCATCGCCGACGCCAAGCGCCTGGGCCTCATCCGCACGACGTTCGACTTCGAGCCCTGGGTCGACCGCAGCTTCCTCGATCAAGTCCTGAGAGAGGAGAAGCTCGAAGGTTTCTGGAAGCCCCGCACGCTGCCCTGA
- the nudC gene encoding NAD(+) diphosphatase: MRVDEEVVVIVRGLEVVVERAGGLFLGRRDTIEAFADPPVFLGRFEGRGWYAARARPSVELPAELAFASVRSLFSELPEPTLHILGRALAGVEFAETHRYCGRCGTATQQDAAASDGRELSVGEQTRRCPSCGLSVHPRIAPAVIVLVERDDRVLLARSARFPPGRFSAVAGFVEIGESLEQAAAREVGEEVGVQIRDLKYFDSQPWPFGRSLMIGFSATYAGGALTPDGHEIVEADWFSREQLPDLPPKVSIARRLIDAFVQRSAPLS, from the coding sequence ATGAGGGTCGACGAAGAGGTCGTGGTGATCGTGCGCGGGCTGGAGGTGGTCGTGGAGCGCGCCGGCGGGCTGTTCCTCGGCCGGCGCGACACCATCGAGGCGTTCGCCGATCCGCCCGTGTTCCTCGGCAGGTTCGAGGGTCGCGGCTGGTACGCGGCGCGAGCTCGGCCCAGCGTCGAGCTTCCGGCCGAGCTCGCGTTCGCCTCGGTCCGCTCCCTCTTCTCCGAGCTGCCCGAGCCCACGTTGCACATCCTGGGGCGCGCGCTCGCTGGTGTCGAGTTCGCCGAGACGCACCGCTATTGCGGGCGCTGCGGAACCGCCACCCAACAGGACGCCGCGGCCTCGGACGGGCGCGAACTCAGCGTCGGTGAGCAGACGCGGCGCTGCCCGAGCTGTGGGTTGAGCGTGCACCCGCGGATCGCGCCCGCCGTGATCGTGCTGGTGGAGCGCGACGATCGCGTGCTCCTGGCGCGCAGCGCGCGCTTTCCGCCCGGGCGCTTCAGCGCGGTGGCGGGCTTCGTGGAGATCGGCGAGTCGCTCGAGCAAGCGGCTGCGCGCGAAGTCGGCGAGGAGGTCGGCGTTCAGATCCGAGATCTGAAGTACTTCGACAGCCAGCCGTGGCCGTTCGGCCGCTCGCTGATGATCGGCTTCTCGGCCACGTATGCCGGCGGCGCGCTCACGCCGGACGGCCACGAGATCGTCGAAGCCGACTGGTTCTCGCGCGAGCAGCTGCCCGACCTCCCACCCAAGGTCAGCATCGCGCGCCGTTTGATCGACGCCTTCGTCCAGCGCTCCGCGCCGCTGTCTTGA
- a CDS encoding ABC transporter substrate-binding protein has product MAPLRPIPAGLLRAALRAVHLFALLVSCGAAGCSRDDASRASAAGSGSEFETLELRYQGNNGTVSPIELAEDLGYLAPIRLHFVGSTVSGPQSVQAVVTGDTDFGGAFNGAIIKLIAAKAPIIAVAGYYGVDEQRQSGFYVLNDSPLRTARDLLDKTISMNTLGAHSEFMVKEFLSRGQLTPEEARRVTLLVIPPVNGEQLLREKQVDVATLGDIYRDRALERGGIRSLFSDYELYGKFTAGSYVMKTSFIKENPKTARRFVEATAKAIEWARDTPRETVVARCIALMKKRGRNEEDSAIKFWRSYGVAGKGGLITERDFQVWIDWMVKSGELKPGEIALSRVYTNELNPYANDQAAK; this is encoded by the coding sequence ATGGCTCCTCTGCGCCCCATCCCTGCTGGCCTGCTCCGCGCCGCGTTGCGTGCCGTCCACCTCTTCGCCCTGCTGGTGTCGTGCGGCGCGGCGGGCTGCTCGCGCGACGACGCTTCGCGCGCCTCCGCCGCCGGATCGGGGAGCGAGTTCGAGACGCTCGAGCTCCGCTATCAGGGCAACAACGGCACGGTGTCGCCGATCGAGCTCGCGGAAGATCTCGGTTACCTCGCGCCGATCCGCCTGCATTTCGTCGGCAGCACGGTGAGCGGCCCCCAGAGCGTGCAGGCCGTGGTCACCGGCGACACCGACTTCGGCGGCGCCTTCAACGGCGCCATCATCAAGCTGATCGCGGCCAAGGCGCCCATCATCGCCGTCGCGGGCTACTACGGTGTCGACGAGCAACGCCAGAGCGGCTTCTACGTGCTGAACGACAGCCCGCTGCGCACCGCGCGCGATCTGCTGGACAAGACGATCTCCATGAACACGCTCGGCGCCCACAGCGAGTTCATGGTCAAGGAGTTTCTGTCGCGGGGCCAGCTCACGCCGGAGGAAGCCCGGCGCGTCACGCTGCTCGTCATTCCCCCGGTGAACGGCGAGCAGCTGCTCCGCGAGAAGCAGGTCGACGTGGCGACGCTCGGCGACATCTACCGCGATCGCGCGCTCGAGCGCGGCGGCATCCGTTCGCTGTTCTCGGACTACGAGCTCTACGGCAAGTTCACCGCGGGCAGCTACGTGATGAAGACGAGCTTCATCAAGGAAAACCCCAAGACCGCGCGGCGCTTCGTCGAGGCGACGGCCAAGGCCATCGAGTGGGCCCGGGACACCCCGCGCGAGACGGTGGTGGCGCGCTGCATCGCGCTGATGAAGAAGCGCGGCCGGAACGAGGAGGACTCGGCCATCAAGTTCTGGCGCAGCTACGGCGTCGCCGGCAAGGGCGGCCTGATCACGGAGCGCGATTTTCAAGTATGGATCGACTGGATGGTCAAGAGCGGCGAGCTCAAGCCGGGGGAGATCGCCCTGAGCCGCGTCTACACGAACGAGCTCAACCCCTACGCGAACGACCAAGCCGCGAAATAG
- a CDS encoding ferritin-like domain-containing protein, whose amino-acid sequence MNASNPVVLRDSHAWWEAVKKDPEALVAWLLDQYRGEATAAGRIEMLRDAFAEPGTRAHRILGVIAGQERRHAVWVGDLLTARGIEPKIGAKRERYWKETLDIVRNLETGCAVGAHSERMRLERIEVIAADPEAPPDVRAVFERILPEERFHARAFAELAGAEALAATQGAHDLGRRALGLAP is encoded by the coding sequence ATGAACGCTTCGAATCCCGTCGTTCTCCGAGACAGCCACGCCTGGTGGGAGGCAGTGAAGAAGGATCCGGAGGCGCTCGTCGCCTGGCTCCTGGATCAATACCGCGGCGAGGCCACCGCGGCCGGCCGCATCGAGATGCTGCGCGACGCGTTCGCCGAGCCCGGAACGCGCGCGCACCGGATCCTCGGCGTCATCGCCGGGCAGGAGCGCCGCCACGCCGTCTGGGTGGGCGACCTGCTCACCGCCCGCGGGATCGAGCCGAAGATCGGTGCAAAGCGCGAGCGTTACTGGAAGGAGACCCTCGATATCGTCCGCAATCTCGAGACCGGGTGCGCGGTGGGCGCGCACTCCGAGCGCATGCGCCTCGAGCGCATCGAGGTCATCGCCGCCGACCCGGAGGCGCCCCCCGACGTGCGCGCGGTGTTCGAGCGCATCCTGCCAGAGGAGCGCTTCCACGCGCGCGCCTTCGCGGAGCTCGCGGGCGCGGAGGCGCTGGCGGCGACGCAGGGCGCTCACGATCTCGGCCGCCGCGCGCTCGGCCTGGCGCCGTGA
- a CDS encoding nucleoside deaminase has protein sequence MTHQVGDPLDVGFMQLAVDAASDALRAGNMPFGAVLVQGGQVLQVSSNQRRTANAGQGDCTAHAEVVLIREATAAHGPEALEGGTVYASGEPCAMCSGALFWAGVSRIVYAASTQDIIAALGGRALPVRCHEVLANASPAVRVDGPVLREAAVALLRSAVERS, from the coding sequence ATGACCCATCAAGTAGGCGACCCCCTGGACGTTGGCTTCATGCAGCTCGCCGTGGACGCCGCGAGCGACGCCCTGCGCGCCGGCAACATGCCGTTCGGCGCGGTGCTCGTGCAAGGCGGTCAGGTGCTCCAGGTGAGCAGCAACCAGCGGCGCACGGCCAACGCTGGGCAGGGAGACTGCACCGCACACGCCGAGGTGGTGTTGATCCGTGAAGCGACCGCGGCGCACGGCCCGGAAGCGCTCGAGGGTGGCACCGTGTACGCCAGCGGGGAGCCTTGCGCCATGTGCTCGGGGGCGTTGTTCTGGGCGGGGGTGAGCCGCATCGTCTACGCAGCCAGCACGCAGGACATCATCGCGGCGCTCGGCGGGCGGGCGCTGCCGGTGCGCTGCCACGAGGTGCTTGCGAACGCCTCGCCCGCCGTGCGCGTGGACGGGCCGGTCCTGCGAGAGGCCGCCGTGGCGCTCCTGCGAAGCGCCGTGGAGCGTTCTTAG
- a CDS encoding glycoside hydrolase family 15 protein, which yields MRNLGRTLLFAALGASLPLAGVARAATPSGVAPGSSSAGSWSQGSKDLFGAAYESYDEDLKYSARSDTAPISNVWFTGASGILTEVFWPTNDTPQTRDSQLLVTAADRGLFEERRDARRSVRWIERGVPAFRVITEDPGGRFRIEKIIFADPDRDVVLQRLRITRKVGGLRFFVLHNPSAGNTPLGDSAMASTGGVPGAGLFAWQGPFAQALVTSIRWRDATAGFSGTESDGYRDLQNHRTLTAHYRDAKDGDVVLTGELDLPLSPGVCELTLALGFGRDIDEAHRAAQASLGEDPDALLDRYRAQWRAYQASLRPLGSASPDLARLYRSSVAVMKSLEDRAHPGAFIASPSVPWGDVRLDRASAISPRTSSTITGGYHLVWPRDLSQIALALLAAGDTRSPVAAMRFMKGIQLSASDGTWDFGSLHVSKEGSFYQNTWSDGEPYWRGLELDQVAQPIDLCYHVVEERLVAAGACWDLARRAADFLVAFGPWTPLDRWEEVSGVSPSTLAFVCTALVHAAEIAGAMGDPEREARYRETAERWARQIDGWTFTTQGGTANGRYFVRVDGTGSPDAPRDPNDERRYVLRGRSWLERDIVDCGFLRLVVLGVRPALAANIADSLAACDAALRVEVPGVGPGFYRYVGDGYGFDPLSGERTGGMLWPILTGERAEYELARALEKPSSPAAARKRMRPYLDAMGRFATASQMLPEQVFDRGPRAGQPTGSAAPLGWAHAELVLALRAHDDATLFRRPMSSAGGAARGDATPRGTSAAPPLRD from the coding sequence ATGCGAAATCTCGGGAGAACGTTGCTGTTCGCAGCCCTTGGCGCCTCGCTCCCGCTCGCTGGCGTGGCGCGCGCCGCAACGCCCTCGGGCGTGGCGCCCGGGTCCTCGTCCGCGGGAAGCTGGTCTCAAGGCTCCAAGGATCTCTTCGGCGCCGCGTACGAGAGCTACGACGAGGACCTCAAGTACTCGGCGCGCTCCGACACGGCCCCGATCAGCAATGTATGGTTCACCGGAGCGAGCGGCATCCTGACCGAGGTGTTCTGGCCGACGAACGATACCCCGCAGACGCGGGACAGCCAGCTGCTCGTCACGGCGGCCGACAGAGGCCTCTTCGAGGAGCGGCGAGACGCGCGGCGGAGCGTCCGCTGGATCGAGCGCGGCGTGCCGGCTTTCCGGGTGATCACGGAGGATCCGGGCGGCAGGTTCAGGATCGAGAAGATCATCTTCGCCGATCCCGACAGGGACGTGGTCCTGCAGCGCCTGAGGATCACCAGGAAAGTCGGAGGGCTCAGGTTCTTCGTCCTTCACAACCCCAGCGCGGGGAACACGCCACTCGGTGACAGCGCGATGGCGAGCACCGGAGGCGTGCCGGGAGCGGGGCTGTTCGCCTGGCAAGGCCCCTTCGCCCAGGCCCTCGTGACCTCCATCCGCTGGCGCGACGCCACAGCCGGCTTCTCGGGGACCGAGAGCGACGGATATCGGGACCTGCAGAACCACCGCACGTTGACCGCGCACTACCGCGACGCGAAAGACGGGGACGTCGTGCTGACCGGGGAGCTGGATCTCCCGCTCTCGCCCGGGGTCTGTGAGCTCACGTTGGCGCTCGGCTTCGGACGCGACATCGACGAGGCCCACCGCGCCGCCCAGGCGTCGCTCGGCGAGGACCCCGACGCGCTCCTCGACAGGTACCGCGCCCAGTGGCGCGCCTATCAGGCGTCCCTCCGCCCGCTCGGGAGCGCTTCGCCCGACCTCGCGCGCCTCTACCGGAGCTCGGTGGCGGTGATGAAGTCCCTCGAGGACAGGGCGCACCCTGGGGCCTTCATCGCGTCGCCGTCCGTGCCCTGGGGCGACGTCAGGCTCGACCGGGCGAGCGCGATCTCGCCGAGGACGTCGAGCACGATCACGGGCGGTTACCACCTCGTGTGGCCGCGTGATCTCAGCCAGATCGCGCTCGCGCTGCTCGCCGCAGGCGACACGCGCTCGCCCGTGGCCGCGATGCGGTTCATGAAAGGTATCCAGCTCTCCGCGTCGGACGGCACCTGGGATTTCGGCTCTCTCCATGTCTCGAAGGAGGGTTCGTTCTACCAGAACACCTGGTCCGACGGAGAGCCGTACTGGCGAGGCCTGGAGCTCGATCAGGTCGCGCAGCCGATCGACCTCTGTTATCACGTGGTCGAGGAGCGGCTCGTCGCGGCCGGTGCGTGCTGGGATCTCGCGCGCCGCGCCGCCGATTTCCTTGTCGCCTTCGGCCCCTGGACCCCGCTCGATCGATGGGAGGAGGTTTCGGGCGTCTCGCCGTCGACCCTGGCCTTCGTCTGCACAGCGCTCGTCCATGCCGCGGAGATCGCTGGCGCGATGGGTGATCCCGAGCGCGAGGCCCGGTACAGAGAGACGGCCGAGCGCTGGGCCCGGCAGATCGACGGCTGGACGTTCACCACCCAGGGGGGCACCGCCAACGGGCGGTATTTCGTGCGCGTCGACGGGACCGGCAGCCCGGACGCACCGAGGGACCCGAACGACGAGCGACGCTACGTCTTGCGGGGGCGCTCCTGGCTGGAGCGCGACATCGTCGATTGCGGCTTCCTCAGGCTCGTCGTCCTCGGGGTGCGCCCGGCGCTCGCGGCGAACATCGCCGATTCGCTCGCGGCCTGCGACGCCGCGCTGCGCGTCGAGGTCCCCGGGGTCGGCCCGGGATTCTATCGCTATGTCGGCGACGGGTATGGCTTCGACCCGCTCTCCGGTGAGCGGACAGGAGGCATGTTATGGCCGATTCTCACGGGCGAGAGGGCCGAGTACGAGCTCGCGAGGGCGCTCGAGAAGCCCAGCTCGCCGGCGGCGGCGCGCAAGAGGATGCGCCCCTACCTCGACGCGATGGGGCGCTTCGCGACCGCGTCCCAGATGCTGCCGGAGCAGGTCTTCGATCGCGGGCCCCGCGCCGGCCAGCCGACCGGCTCGGCGGCGCCCCTCGGGTGGGCGCACGCCGAGCTCGTCCTGGCCCTGCGCGCGCACGACGACGCGACGCTCTTCCGCCGGCCGATGAGCAGCGCCGGAGGCGCCGCCCGAGGGGACGCGACCCCTCGCGGGACGAGCGCGGCTCCTCCGCTCCGCGACTGA